The proteins below are encoded in one region of Thioalkalivibrio sp. K90mix:
- the ettA gene encoding energy-dependent translational throttle protein EttA, whose protein sequence is MAQYIFTMNGVGKIVPPKKYILKDINLNFFPGAKIGVLGYNGAGKSTLLRIMAGVDTEIVGEARPQPGINIGYLPQEPQLDESKDVRGNVEEAVAPIKEALAELDQVYAAYAEPEADFDALAAKQAELEAKIEAADGHNLERKLEVAADALRLPPWDADVTTLSGGERRRVALCRLLLSSPDMLILDEPTNHLDAESVAWLERFLQEFQGTVVAVTHDRYFLDNVAGWILELDRGQGIPFQGNYSQWLEQKEKRLKQEEKAEAARVKAMESELEWVRSNPKGRGAKSKARLKRFEEIASSDYQKRSETKEIYIPPGPRLGDKVLEVENLSKHFGDRVLYQGLSFSVPRGALIGVIGPNGVGKTTLFRMIAGQDQPDDGSIELGETVQLAYVDQSRDALQDEKTVWEEISNGQDIIQVGNFQMPSRAYVGRFNFKGTDQQKRMKELSGGERNRVHLAKLLQSGGNFLLLDEPTNDLDVETLRALEEALLDFPGSAIVISHDRWFLDRIATHILAFEEDGNVVFFDGNYQEYEEDRHKRLGAEADQPHRVKYKRLAS, encoded by the coding sequence ATGGCGCAGTACATCTTCACGATGAACGGCGTGGGCAAGATCGTCCCGCCGAAGAAGTACATCCTCAAGGACATCAACCTGAACTTCTTCCCGGGCGCCAAGATCGGCGTGCTGGGCTACAACGGTGCGGGCAAATCCACCCTCCTGCGCATCATGGCCGGCGTGGACACCGAGATCGTCGGCGAGGCGCGGCCGCAGCCGGGCATCAACATCGGCTACCTGCCGCAGGAGCCACAGCTCGACGAAAGCAAGGACGTGCGCGGCAACGTCGAGGAGGCCGTGGCCCCAATCAAGGAAGCGCTGGCCGAGCTGGACCAGGTATATGCGGCCTATGCCGAGCCGGAGGCGGACTTCGACGCCCTGGCCGCCAAGCAGGCGGAGCTCGAGGCGAAGATCGAGGCCGCCGACGGCCATAACCTCGAACGCAAGCTGGAAGTCGCCGCGGACGCCCTGCGCCTGCCGCCGTGGGATGCGGACGTGACGACCCTGTCCGGTGGTGAGCGCCGCCGCGTGGCGCTGTGCCGCCTGCTGCTGTCCAGCCCCGACATGCTGATCCTTGACGAGCCGACCAACCACCTGGATGCAGAGTCCGTGGCCTGGCTGGAACGCTTCCTGCAGGAGTTCCAGGGCACCGTGGTGGCGGTCACCCACGATCGCTACTTCCTCGACAACGTGGCCGGCTGGATCCTCGAGCTGGACCGCGGCCAGGGCATCCCGTTCCAGGGCAACTACTCGCAGTGGCTGGAGCAGAAGGAAAAGCGCCTGAAGCAGGAAGAAAAGGCCGAGGCCGCCCGCGTGAAGGCGATGGAATCCGAACTCGAGTGGGTGCGCTCCAACCCGAAGGGCCGGGGTGCGAAGAGCAAGGCCCGTCTGAAACGCTTCGAGGAGATCGCTTCCAGCGACTACCAGAAGCGCTCCGAAACCAAGGAAATCTACATCCCGCCGGGACCGCGCCTGGGCGACAAGGTGCTGGAGGTGGAAAACCTGTCCAAGCACTTTGGTGACCGTGTGCTCTACCAGGGTCTGTCGTTCTCCGTGCCGCGCGGCGCGCTGATCGGCGTGATCGGCCCGAACGGCGTTGGCAAGACCACCCTGTTCCGCATGATCGCCGGGCAGGACCAGCCGGACGACGGCTCGATCGAACTGGGCGAGACCGTGCAGCTGGCCTATGTCGACCAAAGCCGCGATGCGCTGCAGGACGAAAAGACCGTCTGGGAGGAGATCTCCAACGGCCAGGACATCATCCAGGTCGGCAACTTCCAGATGCCGTCACGCGCCTACGTCGGCCGCTTCAACTTCAAGGGCACCGACCAGCAAAAGCGCATGAAGGAACTGTCCGGCGGGGAACGCAACCGCGTGCACCTGGCCAAGCTGCTGCAAAGCGGCGGCAACTTCCTGCTGCTGGACGAACCGACCAACGACCTGGACGTGGAAACCCTGCGCGCGCTGGAAGAGGCCCTGCTGGACTTCCCCGGCTCCGCGATCGTGATCTCGCATGACCGCTGGTTCCTGGACCGCATCGCCACCCACATCCTCGCGTTCGAGGAGGACGGCAACGTGGTGTTCTTCGACGGCAACTACCAGGAATACGAGGAAGACCGCCACAAGCGCCTGGGCGCCGAGGCCGACCAGCCGCACCGGGTCAAGTACAAGCGACTGGCCTCCTGA
- a CDS encoding P-II family nitrogen regulator encodes MNDLNLKPLKKLEIILEGEHQAFATDLLDRAGVKGYTIIGNLSGKGSQGFHEGHLMFNEDEVLIMIIAAIPEELVEPILEGFTPFFNQHSGVVFISDIQVSRLVKFKG; translated from the coding sequence ATGAACGACCTGAATCTCAAACCACTGAAAAAACTCGAGATCATCCTCGAAGGCGAACACCAGGCCTTCGCCACCGATCTGCTGGACCGCGCCGGAGTGAAGGGTTACACAATCATTGGCAACCTCTCCGGCAAGGGCAGTCAGGGCTTCCACGAAGGCCACTTGATGTTCAACGAGGACGAGGTGCTGATCATGATCATCGCCGCGATCCCCGAAGAGCTGGTCGAGCCGATCCTCGAAGGGTTCACGCCCTTCTTCAACCAGCACAGTGGTGTCGTCTTCATCTCCGACATCCAGGTCAGCCGTCTGGTGAAGTTCAAGGGCTGA
- a CDS encoding DUF2309 domain-containing protein, whose amino-acid sequence MKLTLGRKLKIRSMVHMAAEPIPNFWPMRTFIHHNPLHGLEDLPFPEAIQRGEVLFHGRGFLPRADYQRLFREGHVDRDTLETRVEAALENRPALQAIGGIDLLCTLLTGYHDPVITPRTLADVDDVAAALNGREHTPSATDTGILAERLHAAFPVIQPLYEALDSLFGTRIGTTLDEQLTKICLDYFDEGQSAWQMPGREHGLFAAWKTIVHHHPRLLLRGQHTQTILADHDSPEAIIAHVLDEIGIPEEAWPDLIVRELTRLHGWAGFIRWRSTANHYHWAREHPADLIDFLAIRLVLGLSLIREHSRRHKMPGDRKALETLLDERPAECYLRREFFGGEVLPVYAETVEAVIARGKSNEIARQLDQYLPAKRRAEGRDQARALGSLASLTGNPSLFADLDRSQLAAVLEQLGDFEQHEGMVWLEAMEATYRRSVLSSLRLEPPAPRAKRPFAQLLFCIDVRSERVRRQLETIGDYQTYGIAGFFGVPVSFIALGKGSEDHLCPVVVTPRNVVLEVTTGGEPLDLDLYSSAEHLLHDLKNSVLSPYFTVEAIGLLFGFDMIGKTIAPAAYHRWRDRIEADQPSTRLMVDKLTREQADSVVRAQQRAIIVQAIHQAFDIEREAITDAMIRELRETALGHCSGQTHFARDFGLNERDESAFIKTLQDDYRINRSYAQMQLERLGRIGFSLDEQTYFVAQALRSIGLTEQFSRFIILTGHGSRSDNNPYESALDCGACGGSHGIVSARVLAHMGNKPEVRRRLRAQGIDIPDDAWFLPAMHNTTSDEIRLHDLDLLPTSHLVYLERLRNGLRAATRLVARERLQALDPDREPAPDAVKAARKAQRNAVDWAQVRPEWGLARNAGFIIGRRHLTETTDLKGRTFLHSYDHRVDPRGRLLESILTGPLIVAQWINMEHYFSAVDNEHYGSGSKVYHNVACRIGVMTGNLSDLRTGLPAQTVHYNGLPYHDPIRLLALIEAPLAHARRAIENVPKVRSLIANGWVQCVVLDPETGGLHRYVDGNWHDEPLPNTAQGATDRPAEEDHPA is encoded by the coding sequence GTGAAGCTGACGCTAGGACGCAAGCTCAAGATCCGCTCGATGGTGCACATGGCGGCCGAGCCCATTCCCAACTTCTGGCCCATGCGCACCTTCATCCATCACAACCCGCTCCACGGGCTGGAAGACCTGCCGTTCCCTGAAGCCATCCAGCGCGGTGAAGTACTGTTTCACGGGCGGGGGTTCCTGCCCCGGGCCGACTACCAGCGACTGTTCCGCGAGGGCCACGTGGACCGCGACACCCTCGAGACGCGCGTCGAGGCCGCCCTCGAGAACCGCCCGGCCCTCCAGGCGATCGGCGGGATCGACCTGCTCTGCACGCTGCTGACTGGATATCATGATCCGGTCATCACACCGCGCACGCTCGCCGATGTCGACGACGTGGCGGCCGCCCTGAACGGTCGCGAACACACCCCCTCTGCGACCGATACCGGGATACTCGCCGAACGGCTGCATGCCGCCTTTCCGGTCATACAGCCGCTCTACGAGGCACTCGATTCGCTGTTCGGCACACGTATCGGCACCACGCTGGACGAACAGCTCACCAAGATCTGCCTGGATTACTTCGACGAGGGTCAGTCAGCATGGCAGATGCCCGGACGCGAGCACGGCCTGTTTGCCGCATGGAAGACGATCGTCCATCACCACCCGCGCCTGCTCCTGCGTGGCCAGCACACCCAAACGATCCTGGCAGACCACGACAGCCCCGAGGCGATCATCGCCCATGTCCTGGACGAGATCGGCATCCCCGAAGAGGCCTGGCCCGATCTGATCGTGCGCGAACTGACCCGCCTGCACGGCTGGGCCGGCTTCATCCGCTGGCGCTCGACGGCAAACCACTATCACTGGGCACGCGAGCATCCGGCCGACCTGATTGATTTTCTCGCCATCCGTCTAGTGCTCGGGCTGTCCCTGATTCGCGAGCACAGCCGTCGCCACAAGATGCCGGGCGACCGCAAGGCCCTCGAAACACTCCTCGATGAGCGCCCCGCCGAGTGCTACCTGCGCCGCGAGTTTTTCGGCGGCGAGGTACTGCCCGTCTACGCCGAGACCGTTGAGGCCGTCATTGCACGCGGCAAATCCAACGAGATCGCCCGGCAGCTGGACCAATACCTGCCGGCCAAGCGCCGCGCCGAAGGCCGCGACCAGGCCCGTGCCCTCGGCTCGCTGGCCTCGCTTACTGGCAATCCGTCGCTGTTTGCCGATCTCGATCGTAGCCAACTCGCCGCAGTGCTTGAACAGCTGGGCGACTTCGAGCAGCACGAGGGTATGGTCTGGCTGGAAGCCATGGAGGCGACCTACCGCCGCAGCGTGCTGTCAAGCCTGCGGCTCGAACCGCCCGCGCCGCGCGCGAAACGCCCGTTCGCGCAATTGCTCTTTTGCATCGACGTACGCTCCGAACGCGTGCGCCGTCAACTCGAGACCATCGGCGACTACCAGACCTACGGCATTGCCGGCTTCTTCGGCGTCCCGGTGAGCTTCATCGCGCTTGGCAAGGGCAGCGAGGATCACCTCTGTCCGGTCGTCGTTACACCCAGGAATGTCGTACTGGAAGTCACCACCGGTGGCGAGCCGCTCGACCTCGACCTGTACTCCTCGGCCGAGCATCTGCTGCACGACCTGAAGAACTCCGTTCTCTCGCCGTACTTCACCGTCGAGGCCATTGGCCTGCTGTTCGGCTTTGACATGATCGGCAAGACCATCGCTCCGGCGGCCTACCATCGATGGCGCGACAGGATCGAAGCGGATCAGCCCTCGACCCGTCTGATGGTCGACAAACTCACCCGCGAGCAGGCGGACTCGGTCGTTCGCGCCCAGCAACGGGCCATCATCGTCCAGGCCATCCACCAGGCGTTCGACATCGAGCGTGAAGCCATCACCGATGCCATGATCCGCGAGCTGCGCGAAACGGCATTGGGCCACTGCAGCGGACAGACCCATTTCGCCCGCGACTTTGGCCTGAACGAGCGTGACGAGTCGGCTTTCATCAAGACCTTGCAAGATGACTACCGCATCAACCGTTCCTATGCGCAGATGCAGCTGGAGCGCCTGGGCCGGATCGGGTTTTCGCTGGACGAGCAGACCTATTTCGTTGCCCAGGCGTTGCGCTCGATCGGCCTGACCGAACAGTTCTCGCGCTTCATCATCCTCACCGGCCATGGCAGCCGGTCGGACAACAACCCCTACGAATCAGCGCTCGACTGTGGCGCCTGCGGAGGCAGCCACGGGATCGTCAGCGCCCGGGTACTCGCGCACATGGGCAACAAGCCGGAGGTGCGCCGACGGCTGCGTGCCCAGGGCATCGACATCCCGGATGACGCCTGGTTTCTGCCGGCCATGCACAACACCACCTCCGACGAGATCCGGCTGCACGATCTCGACCTGCTGCCGACCAGCCACCTGGTCTACCTCGAGCGCCTGCGCAACGGCCTGCGCGCCGCCACGCGCCTCGTTGCCCGCGAGCGCCTGCAGGCCCTGGACCCGGACCGCGAGCCAGCCCCGGATGCTGTCAAGGCCGCGCGCAAGGCACAGCGCAATGCGGTCGACTGGGCGCAGGTACGCCCCGAATGGGGTCTGGCGCGCAATGCAGGCTTCATCATCGGCCGACGGCACCTGACCGAGACAACCGATTTGAAGGGACGCACCTTCCTGCATTCCTACGACCACCGGGTCGACCCCAGGGGCCGATTGCTGGAAAGCATCCTCACCGGCCCGCTGATCGTCGCCCAATGGATCAACATGGAACACTACTTCTCGGCGGTCGACAATGAACACTACGGTTCAGGCAGCAAGGTCTACCACAACGTTGCCTGTCGCATCGGGGTCATGACCGGCAACCTGTCGGACCTGCGCACCGGGCTGCCCGCGCAGACCGTGCACTACAACGGTTTGCCCTACCACGACCCGATCCGTCTGCTGGCCCTCATCGAGGCGCCGCTCGCGCACGCGCGCCGGGCCATCGAGAACGTGCCCAAGGTGCGCAGCCTGATCGCGAATGGCTGGGTGCAGTGCGTCGTCCTGGACCCCGAAACCGGCGGACTGCACCGATACGTCGACGGCAACTGGCACGACGAACCCCTGCCCAACACCGCGCAAGGCGCAACCGATCGACCTGCTGAGGAGGACCACCCTGCATGA